A genome region from Streptomyces xanthophaeus includes the following:
- a CDS encoding Rieske 2Fe-2S domain-containing protein — protein sequence MPVVSFPVAGRENCVVVSGTAYVYATVGGRGFVMNAQCPHRGGPLHLAGVTPDADRLICPWHDRKTSAARLRGEIPAVRTGNRVTAVLPDRPARAATAPGDVCGRTSREYRPLSAELARPGAAV from the coding sequence ATGCCTGTAGTGAGCTTCCCGGTCGCGGGGCGGGAGAACTGCGTGGTCGTCTCCGGGACGGCGTACGTGTACGCCACGGTCGGCGGCCGCGGCTTCGTGATGAACGCCCAGTGCCCCCACCGCGGCGGCCCGCTCCACCTGGCCGGTGTGACGCCGGACGCCGACCGGCTCATCTGCCCCTGGCACGACCGCAAGACGTCCGCGGCGCGGCTGCGGGGCGAGATCCCGGCCGTGCGGACCGGGAACCGGGTCACGGCGGTCCTGCCCGACCGTCCCGCCCGCGCCGCGACGGCCCCGGGCGACGTATGCGGCCGCACCAGCCGTGAGTACCGGCCATTGTCGGCCGAACTCGCCCGCCCGGGTGCGGCGGTCTGA
- a CDS encoding 50S ribosomal protein L11 methyltransferase, translating to MQHVQGAQVTTSGHDPGPDGPGLAVDSSQHRLITASLQSLAQEMNDIAEQASALLTTPAGRPSTDSEVFARIARRTVPRWHFAMLNDTERNDALAGALARGVPAGATVLDIGSGSGLLAMAAARAGAARVITCEMNPLLAEVARQVIDAHGFSDVITVIGKPSTALEIGHDLDGPVDVLVSEIVDCGLIGEGLLPSIRHARRHLLKPGGIMFPSAARILGRLVSSEDILRLNQVTTAGGFDVSLMNTLSTRGHLPVRLSTWPHRFLSETATVVEFDLAGDPLEPGERQVDLTASSDGEAHALVVWFELDMAAGTTLTNSPENTRSHWMQGWVPLEKSVQVKAGENVPLRLRWSDFSLSVHV from the coding sequence ATGCAGCACGTCCAGGGCGCACAGGTCACGACGTCAGGGCACGATCCCGGACCCGACGGTCCGGGCCTTGCGGTCGACAGCTCTCAACACCGGCTCATCACCGCGTCCCTGCAATCGCTGGCGCAGGAGATGAACGACATCGCCGAGCAGGCGTCCGCACTGCTCACGACTCCGGCGGGCCGTCCGTCGACCGACTCCGAGGTCTTCGCCCGGATCGCCCGCAGAACCGTTCCCCGCTGGCACTTCGCGATGCTGAACGACACCGAGCGCAATGACGCCCTGGCCGGCGCTCTGGCTCGTGGCGTCCCGGCCGGAGCGACCGTGCTGGACATCGGCTCGGGGAGCGGGCTGCTCGCCATGGCGGCGGCCCGGGCCGGCGCGGCCCGCGTCATCACCTGCGAGATGAATCCGCTGCTCGCGGAGGTGGCCCGGCAGGTGATCGACGCCCACGGCTTCAGCGACGTCATCACGGTGATCGGAAAGCCGTCGACCGCGCTGGAGATCGGCCATGACCTCGACGGCCCGGTGGACGTGCTGGTCTCGGAGATCGTCGACTGCGGGCTGATCGGCGAGGGGCTGCTGCCGTCGATCCGGCACGCGCGCCGGCATCTGCTGAAGCCCGGCGGGATCATGTTCCCCTCCGCGGCCCGGATCCTGGGCCGGCTGGTCAGCAGCGAGGACATCCTGCGGCTCAACCAGGTCACGACGGCCGGCGGCTTCGACGTCTCGCTGATGAACACGCTGTCCACCCGGGGCCACCTCCCGGTGCGCCTGAGCACCTGGCCCCACCGGTTCCTGTCCGAGACCGCCACGGTCGTGGAGTTCGACCTGGCCGGGGACCCCCTGGAACCGGGCGAACGCCAGGTCGACCTCACCGCGAGCAGCGACGGGGAGGCGCACGCCCTGGTCGTCTGGTTCGAGCTGGACATGGCGGCCGGCACCACACTGACCAACTCCCCGGAGAACACCCGGTCGCACTGGATGCAGGGCTGGGTCCCGCTGGAGAAGTCCGTCCAGGTGAAGGCGGGCGAGAACGTCCCGCTCCGGCTCCGGTGGAGCGACTTCTCCCTCAGCGTGCACGTCTGA
- a CDS encoding 2OG-Fe(II) oxygenase yields the protein MSAYEPSQLPGLELPGPVFAPSAPGTLDWTRLAAELNTEGVAVTPPLLSAEQCAELRDLFDHPTAFRSTVTMARHRFGEGLYRYFAYPLPELVQDLRERLYPPLALIANDWARRLGQPAFAPDHAGLVEACAAAGQHRPTPLLLRYGRGGYNCLHQDVYGDLTFPLQVAIMLDRPDEDFTGGESVFVEQRPRAQSRPLVRRPTQGQGLIFTVDHRPVRSVRGWSRVTLRHGVSAVLSGERHVLGVIFHDAR from the coding sequence GTGAGCGCGTACGAGCCGTCCCAGCTCCCCGGCCTCGAACTGCCCGGCCCGGTCTTCGCCCCCTCCGCGCCCGGAACCCTCGACTGGACGCGGCTGGCCGCGGAACTGAACACCGAGGGGGTGGCGGTGACGCCGCCGCTGCTGTCGGCCGAGCAGTGTGCGGAGCTGCGGGACCTCTTCGACCACCCCACGGCCTTCCGCAGCACCGTGACCATGGCGCGGCACCGCTTCGGCGAGGGCCTCTACCGCTACTTCGCCTACCCGCTGCCCGAGCTCGTCCAGGACCTGAGGGAGCGGCTGTACCCGCCGCTCGCCCTGATCGCCAACGACTGGGCGCGGCGTCTGGGGCAGCCGGCCTTCGCCCCCGACCACGCGGGGCTGGTCGAGGCGTGCGCGGCCGCCGGGCAGCACCGCCCGACCCCGCTCCTGCTCCGGTACGGGCGGGGCGGCTACAACTGCCTGCACCAGGACGTCTACGGTGACCTGACCTTCCCGCTCCAGGTGGCGATCATGCTCGACCGCCCGGACGAGGACTTCACCGGCGGGGAGAGCGTGTTCGTCGAACAGCGCCCGCGCGCCCAGTCCCGCCCGCTCGTCAGACGGCCGACCCAGGGCCAGGGCCTGATCTTCACGGTCGACCACCGCCCGGTGCGTTCGGTGCGCGGCTGGAGCCGGGTGACGCTGCGGCACGGCGTGAGCGCCGTCCTCAGCGGGGAGCGCCACGTACTGGGCGTCATCTTCCACGACGCGCGGTAG
- a CDS encoding iron-containing redox enzyme family protein, protein MSHAPQHVPFELSGTELRDAIVQYATNPIFLDNLDWQNDDNPYRRQLRPQILPHLDFDKVPGRENILDYTSLAVQRLLTSVYEADLVFFPKSGLEGKEEDFRAFYSPANRALGERIRPALERYAFGFLDDEVETSGKWTRASLDSYLDSLNMGGGEELSPIEAAITGSTDPERAARMWLVQFAPDFLSEASPMMRNVLGYYGPVQSEWFKVVIDEYGYGVHDTKHSTLFERTLESVGLKSDLHRYWQYYLNSSLLLNNYFHYLGKNHELFFRYVGALFYTESSLVDFCRRADRLLHGVFGDSVDTTYFTEHVHIDQHHGRMAREKIIAPLIEAHGEGIIPEIVRGIEEYRVLLEVADKDFVAQISWMDDQPELKKLHGPVYEAIREGRVQAPVAHLVEPFNELSNTHCHEGDELCHIVSGTMRFESGLGSSLTLEAGEGVVIRRNRLHGADILSEECVYEIHSVGDYRKCL, encoded by the coding sequence ATGAGTCACGCACCGCAGCACGTCCCGTTCGAACTCAGCGGCACCGAACTGCGCGACGCGATCGTGCAGTACGCCACGAACCCGATCTTCCTCGACAACCTGGACTGGCAGAACGACGACAACCCCTACCGCCGCCAGCTGCGCCCGCAGATCCTGCCGCACCTCGACTTCGACAAGGTGCCGGGCCGGGAGAACATCCTCGACTACACGAGCCTGGCCGTGCAGCGCCTGCTCACCTCGGTCTACGAGGCGGACCTGGTGTTCTTCCCCAAGTCCGGCCTGGAGGGCAAGGAGGAGGACTTCCGCGCGTTCTACAGTCCGGCCAACCGGGCGCTCGGGGAGCGAATACGCCCCGCTCTGGAGCGCTACGCCTTCGGTTTCCTCGACGACGAGGTCGAGACGTCCGGCAAGTGGACCAGGGCGAGCCTGGACAGCTACCTCGACTCGCTCAACATGGGCGGCGGCGAGGAACTGTCACCGATCGAGGCGGCCATCACCGGCTCCACCGACCCCGAGCGCGCCGCCCGCATGTGGCTGGTGCAGTTCGCCCCCGACTTCCTGTCCGAGGCGTCGCCGATGATGCGCAACGTCCTCGGCTACTACGGGCCGGTCCAGTCCGAGTGGTTCAAGGTCGTCATCGACGAGTACGGCTACGGCGTGCACGACACCAAGCACAGCACCCTGTTCGAGCGGACGCTGGAGTCCGTCGGCCTGAAGTCCGACCTCCACCGGTACTGGCAGTACTACCTCAACAGCAGCCTGCTGCTGAACAACTACTTCCACTACCTGGGCAAGAACCACGAGCTGTTCTTCCGCTACGTCGGCGCCCTGTTCTACACCGAGAGCTCGCTGGTGGACTTCTGCCGGCGCGCCGACCGCCTGCTGCACGGCGTCTTCGGCGACTCCGTCGACACCACCTACTTCACCGAGCACGTCCACATCGACCAGCACCACGGCCGCATGGCGCGCGAGAAGATCATCGCGCCGCTCATCGAGGCGCACGGCGAGGGGATCATCCCCGAGATCGTCCGGGGCATCGAGGAGTACCGGGTGCTGCTGGAGGTCGCCGACAAGGACTTCGTCGCGCAGATCTCCTGGATGGACGACCAGCCGGAGCTCAAGAAGCTGCACGGCCCCGTCTACGAGGCCATCAGGGAAGGCCGGGTCCAGGCGCCGGTGGCGCACCTGGTCGAGCCGTTCAACGAGCTGTCGAACACGCACTGCCACGAGGGCGACGAGCTCTGCCACATCGTCTCCGGCACCATGCGCTTCGAGAGCGGGCTCGGCTCGTCGCTGACGCTGGAGGCCGGGGAGGGAGTCGTCATCCGGCGCAACCGGCTGCACGGCGCCGACATTCTGTCCGAGGAGTGTGTCTACGAGATCCACTCGGTGGGGGATTACCGCAAATGCCTGTAG
- a CDS encoding methylated-DNA--[protein]-cysteine S-methyltransferase, with translation MPTPGPLSDTTATVEIHPTALGPLVLAATDDALVLCCYGTTEEAAERLGRAGLRPAGPGEAGAPGRKVLDEAREQIDAYLAGTRRDFTVATDLRLATPFSRRTNLMLAEFVPYGRTATYAELARALERPGAARAVGTALGANPLCVVLPCHRIIGSTGSLSGYAGGLEAKRHLLALEAAAAPAA, from the coding sequence ATGCCGACCCCCGGTCCGCTCAGCGATACCACCGCCACGGTGGAGATCCATCCCACGGCCCTGGGGCCGCTCGTGCTGGCGGCGACGGACGACGCGCTCGTGCTGTGCTGCTACGGCACCACCGAGGAAGCCGCGGAGCGCCTGGGCCGGGCCGGACTGCGCCCGGCCGGACCGGGGGAGGCGGGCGCACCGGGACGCAAGGTCCTGGACGAGGCCCGGGAGCAGATCGACGCGTACCTGGCCGGGACGCGCCGGGACTTCACCGTCGCGACGGACCTGCGGCTCGCCACCCCGTTCAGCCGGCGCACCAACCTGATGCTGGCCGAGTTCGTCCCGTACGGGCGCACCGCGACCTACGCGGAACTCGCCCGGGCGCTGGAGCGGCCCGGCGCCGCGCGTGCCGTCGGCACGGCGCTGGGAGCGAATCCGCTGTGCGTGGTGCTGCCCTGCCACCGGATCATCGGCTCCACGGGCAGTCTCAGCGGCTACGCGGGAGGGCTGGAGGCCAAGCGCCATCTGCTCGCCCTCGAAGCCGCGGCCGCGCCGGCCGCCTGA